AATTTAAGTTATTAACTGTTctgacaaaatgtttctgtcaatCCGCTCCAGCATCCAGCTCCAGCATCCAGCTCCGCCCGTGATGTCTTCATGATGGTGTTCAGGTAACAGAAGGGGGCGTGGCCACGTGTCTTCATGTGTATATAGAGTAGGTGGAGACGCACCTGAATCAGGAATATTCACCATAATCTCTTCATGGCACTCGGGATGTCTAATCACCAGCTTGTACATGTGTGAATCTTCATGTCTATAATGAACCATCGCTGAATGAACGTGTGAAGAGTTTGactctttttaaaagaaaacacgtTTGGCTTGTGCGTTAAGGTCTAAAAGGATCTGGATCTGTGGCTCTGATGGAGTGATCAGGTGTTCAGACGCCACAGGAGCTCGAACATTAATCATATTTGTTGTCTTAATGCAGCAAACAGGAAGCAAAGGGTCAGTTAGCGCCCCGATGCTGTTGGAACAAGCCTGCGTCCTGATTTGTCAGCTGGCACTCATCACTACAGGTGTCGTGATGCATCACGATGCTGCCATCTTATTGGTTCCTCTAGAAGACGAGAGTTTATGAGTCAGACTcttcacatatttaaaaaatatcattTAACTAATGTATCGCAATAACTCTCGTTTCTGAATGTACGAGTCGTCGCTCTGCAAAAGTTCTTCATCTGCAGGTGAACAGGAACTGATCCTGCGTCGGCATGGTGACGGGAGGCGGACCATCGTCGGCATGGTGACGGGATTTCTTGAGTTTCCTCTGTCTATCTGAGGGCTGATCTGTGGACATGAACCTGAttagtgtgttttattgtgtcctATTGATTAGGATGTGGGATATCAATATATCAGCTCAGTGGGGTTTATTGATCAATGTGACGGGCGTTAAAGGTGTTTGAGAAGCTCCAGAATAAACTCATGAACATCAGTTGACGGCTTTCAGTTTGATTATTTATCTGATTTTGCCAACATGTCCTGTATATTGATCACAAAGAAACCCAACAGCACACTGTAACAGTTTGAAGATAGCACAGACATAGATAGCTtactagctagttagctacaAGCTAGAAACCTGAGCGTCACTATTATCAGATATTCagatataatttatatataaaataaaattatcTGAATATGtgatttatataatataatgatgtaatataatattgaaataaaagaTAATATTTGTCAACAAGTTAGCTTCTAGCTAGCGACCTGGGCTTCACTGTGAATCTTCAGCTTCAGATTCTTTAACAAACTAAATTTTGAGCATTAGCTTGACAACACGTGCTAACTAGCTACTTGTccaggattattattattattattattattattattattattatatttctgcTTGCTAAGGGACAGATATCAGGGTCTCTTCAGGGCCAACACATTTTCATCCTCAGGTCTCTTTAAAACTTTATGTATGCTTGTCAGGACTGGGAAGTTTCCCACAAGTCTGTCTGGGACCAGGTCCAACATGAAGACCTCATGTTAACCCCTCAGTGGAAAGTGAAGACTTCTCACCTCAGTTTGTTTCTCACTCTGCGGCTCATATTTACGGTCTGCGAGACGTGACCTGAACGCAGCGTgatcctctgacacacacacacacacacacagacacagacacagacacacacacacacacacacacacacacagaggcctccATCATTActgtggttgtcatggtaacagccctgtgtgttgtgtcactGTGGCAgagactgaaacaaagacactgaggcagccaatcagaacgcAGCTGACACTCCAACCCCCCCAGCAGAGAATAAAAGGAAACTTTAACTTCCACAGAAAACCAATGAGGTGGCTCAAATCCCAGTACAGCAGACTCCGGTTGTACTGGGACGCTCCCAGCTCGGTGTGTAATATGAAGCAGGGGATTCTGGGAATCAGCAGACCCTGTCAGGACAAGCCTGCAGTCAGCAGGGAGGGAACGTTCGCTCCTCACGTCTGAGACGAAGAAACTGAGAGACGAGTTTCTGTCCACCGAGTCGTTTCTGTTGGAAAAGATTTCTTACTGCAGTCGGAGGAGAAGATCGTCGAAGACCTGTCCaggtacactgtgacatcatcaggtcacATGACTCCCAGCTGCAGTCGGAGGAGAAGATCGCCAAAGACCTGTCCAGGTacgctgtgacatcatcaggtcacATGACTCCCAGCTGCAGTCGGAGGTGACAATGCtgttaaagaacaaaacatATCTGAACATGTTCCTGCATTTTCTCCCTCaggtctgacctctgaccccccaCTCTCCTGGtccgacctctgaccccccccccccctttgttaTCCATTATGAAGCCATACAGGAAGTGGCTACTGGTGGTCCTGCTGGCCTggctcctcttcttcctgtcccTGCTCTGTCACTTCCTGGACCTCAGATCCTCCTCGCTGCCTCGGTCCAGATCTGCTGCAGAGCCAGGACTCACCAGGACTGAAACCCGCCGCCTGGCCTCTGTTCATGGGGGAACCAAGGCCGCCAGCTGGTCCCTGAGACCTGCTGGAGTCTCAGAGaaggactggaggaggaggagaactgACTACAGGTCCAGGTCTAAGGACTACTACAGGTCCAGGTCTCTGGAGATCCTGCAGAGACTTTGGAGCGGGAACCTGACAGCGGGGATGCTGAGTCCTCGTCTTCAGAAGGTCATGAAGGTGCAGCTGAGCTCAAACAGGCACCAGGTGGTGTACCGGGGGCCAAGTGGGAGCCGCAAGTCCAGTCTGCAGCTGTACTGTGAGCTGAAGAAGAGGACCAGGATCCGGACTGTGGATGGGACCGAGGAGCCGTTCTCTGGTCTGGGCTGGGACCGGCTGGTGCCTTCGCTGCCCCTGCAGGATCTCCGGATGTCTCAGTATCAGAGCTGCGCAGTGGTGACGTCAGCTGGGGCTGTCCTCAACTCATCACTGGGGAGGGAAATCGGTGAGTCCACGTACAGGACCTGGGGGTCACAGGAGGAATCTgaagggtcacaagatgaaaggaaatgtgtttttatttcagttcagtttagtcTCCAAGAAACTTCAATTGACTACTTTTAGAGTTTGAATGGCGTTAAACTGGTGGTGCATTCAGGTGCTGAAGTGAAGGTCTGACAACAGAGCATCTTTCATGCATTCACAAGCTCTGATTTTTGGGAACGCAACAAACGTAACGGAATAAACATAATCATCAGTCATGAATGTTgtccaaaaaaacaataacttaAGAATTACTACAAAAACAGAAGGTCCCTGAAAGCACCAGAGTTTAAATCTTCATCAACTGTCTTTAACACACCACAGGTGATgatgaagcaggaagtgaaacagCAGTAAGTGAGATgttgctgccctctgctggtggcTGAAGGCATTACACTG
This genomic window from Enoplosus armatus isolate fEnoArm2 chromosome 24, fEnoArm2.hap1, whole genome shotgun sequence contains:
- the LOC139306587 gene encoding beta-galactoside alpha-2,6-sialyltransferase 2-like — protein: MKPYRKWLLVVLLAWLLFFLSLLCHFLDLRSSSLPRSRSAAEPGLTRTETRRLASVHGGTKAASWSLRPAGVSEKDWRRRRTDYRSRSKDYYRSRSLEILQRLWSGNLTAGMLSPRLQKVMKVQLSSNRHQVVYRGPSGSRKSSLQLYCELKKRTRIRTVDGTEEPFSGLGWDRLVPSLPLQDLRMSQYQSCAVVTSAGAVLNSSLGREIDSHDAVLRFNTAPTEGFERDVGTKTTIRIINSQIVARPKHQFNSSSLYQNVTLLVWDPAQYSSNLTQWFQKPDFDLFSAYVERRRLRPEQLFYILHPEFIWSLWDLIQDNTEDHIQPNPPSSGFTGILLMMSLCREVSVYEFIPSVRRTDLCHYYERFHDDACTLGAYHPLLYEKLLIQRINQGHQDQLRRKGKVTLRGFRTVQCGS